A stretch of the Myripristis murdjan chromosome 24, fMyrMur1.1, whole genome shotgun sequence genome encodes the following:
- the vps18 gene encoding vacuolar protein sorting-associated protein 18 homolog — protein MASILDEYEDSQNTRQHAQQHSRLSAANIGITHSGFVNVRLEEEKPIFNKQRIDFSPPEKINHFAVCNNQLCMSLGKDTLLRIDLAKPDQPNQIELGRKDDTKVYKLFLDPTGESSLNIKALHLLISLTTSECLYLNRNTQKVRSLSRWRGHLIESVGWNKLLGSETSTGPILVGTSQGIIFEAEISATEGSLFNTNPDQYFRQVHSLEEDGKPAPVCCLEVERGLENKYFIIATTRKRLFQFVGKVAEGSEQQGFSSIFTQNQDLLPSFQEFPANMGYSEITFYTSKLRSSPKAFAWMMGNGVLYGQLDYVRPDSLLSDVQVWEYTSDIDLSFNKPISIVLTQFHFLLLLPDRVKAICTLNGQVVYEDVFPDKFGTLKKMIKDPVGGLVWIYTERAVFRYHIQREARDVWQMYMSMNKFDLAKEYCRDRPECMDMVLAKEAEHCFQNKRYLESAKCYALTQNYFEEIALKFIEAKQEEALKEFLLKKLNNLKPSERTQITLLVTWLAELYLNRLGQLEVDGNTAIFRETQEEFRHFLSSSKHKECLFNNRTTIYDLLASHGNVDDMVYFSVIMQDYERVISHHCQHDDYSAALDVLSKHCDEKLFYKFSPVLMQHIPKKVVDAWIQMGKRLDPKKLIPALMNYSEMGSTQQISETIRYMEFCVYQLTVTEEAIHNYLLSLYAKYKPDSLLWYLEQAGTHASEIHYDLKYALRLCAEHGYLQACVLVYKIMELYEEAVDLALQVDVDLAKSCADLPEDDEELRKKLWLKIARHVVQEEKDVKKAMNCLSSCNLLKIEDILPFFPDFVTIDHFKEAICSSLEEYNQHIEELKQEMEEATESAKRIREDIQEMRNKYGVVESQEKCAGCDFPLLNRPFYLFLCGHMFHYDCLLQEVTPHLSAYKQSRLEELQKKLAAATQSSKSRHRPAPKEDGDSSSLGKGSAGVSREQIKSDIDDIIACECVYCGELMIKSIDKPFIDPQKFEEEKSSWL, from the exons ATGGCTTCAATCCTTGATGAATACGAGGACTCGCAAAACACCCGGCAGcatgcacagcaacacagccGCCTGTCAGCCGCTAACATCGGGATAACACACTCAG GCTTTGTGAATGTGAGACTTGAGGAGGAGAAGCCGATATTCAATAAGCAAAGGATCGATTTTTCACCGCCTGAGAAGATCAACCACTTTGCAGTCTGCAACAATCAGCTATGCATGAGCCTGGGAAAGGACACACTGTTGAG GATTGACCTGGCCAAACCAGATCAGCCTAACCAGATTGAACTGGGAAGGAAAGATGACACCAAAGTGTATAAACTGTTCCTGGACCCTACAGGTGAGAGCAGCCTCAACATTAAAGC GCTCCATCTGCTGATCAGCCTGACCACCAGTGAGTGTCTGTATCTTAATAGGAACACCCAGAAGGTCCGCAGCCTGTCCCGCTGGCGAGGCCACCTCATCGAGAGCGTGGGCTGGAACAAGTTGCTGGGCAGCGAGACCAGTACAGGGCCCATCTTGGTTGGCACCAGTCAAGGAATCATCTTTGAGGCTGAGATCTCTGCAACTGAGGGCAGCCTGTTCAACACCAATCCAGACCAATATttcagacag GTCCACTCTCTGGAGGAAGATGGGAAGCCGGCACCCGTCTGCTGCCTGGAGGTCGAGCGAGGCCTGGAGAACAAGTACTTCATTATCGCCACCACCCGCAAGCGCCTGTTCCAGTTTGTGGGTAAGGTGGCTGAGGGCTCCGAGCAGCAGGGCTTCAGCTCCATCTTCACCCAGAACCAGGACCTGCTGCCCAGCTTCCAGGAGTTCCCAGCCAACATGGGCTACAGTGAAATCACCTTTTATACCTCCAAGCTTCGCTCCAGCCCCAAAGcctttgcctggatgatgggtAATGGAGTTCTCTATGGTCAGCTGGACTATGTCAGGCCCGATTCCCTGCTCAGTGATGTGCAG GTATGGGAGTACACCTCCGACATAGACCTCAGTTTTAATAAGCCCATTTCCATCGTGCTGACACAGTTCCACTTCTTGTTGTTGCTTCCTGACCGAGTCAAAGCCATCTGCACCCTGAACGGACAGGTGGTATATGAGGATGTGTTCCCAGACAAGTTTGGCACCCTCAAGAAGATGATCAAGGACCCAGTTGGTGGCTTGGTCTGGATCTACACTGAGCGGGCGGTCTTCCGATACCACATCCAGCGTGAGGCCAGGGATGTCTGGCAGATGTACATGAGCATGAACAAATTTGATCTGGCCAAGGAGTACTGCCGCGACCGGCCCGAGTGCATGGACATGGTGCTGGCCAAGGAGGCTGAGCACTGCTTCCAGAATAAGCGATACCTAGAGAGTGCCAAGTGCTATGCGCTGACGCAGAACTACTTTGAGGAGATAGCGTTAAAGTTCATCGAGGCCAAACAAGAGGAAGCCCTGAAGGAGTTCTTACTGAAGAAATTGAACAATTTGAAGCCAAGCGAGAGAACACAGATCACCTTGCTGGTCACGTGGCTAGCAGAGCTCTACCTGAACCGGCTGGGTCAGCTTGAGGTTGATGGCAACACTGCGATCTTCAGGGAAACCCAGGAAGAGTTCCGCCACTTCCTCAGCAGCTCCAAGCACAAAGAGTGCCTGTTCAACAACCGCACCACCATCTACGACCTTCTGGCCAGCCATGGCAACGTGGACGACATGGTTTACTTCTCAGTCATCATGCAGGACTACGAGAGGGTCATATCCCACCACTGCCAGCATGACGACTACAGCGCTGCTCTGGATGTGCTGTCCAAGCACTGTGACGAGAAACTGTTTTACAAGTTCTCCCCTGTACTCATGCAGCATATCCCCAAAAAAGTGGTGGATGCGTGGATTCAGATGGGCAAGCGGCTCGATCCAAAGAAGCTCATCCCGGCCCtgatgaactacagtgagatgGGCAGCACCCAGCAGATCAGCGAGACAATCCGCTACATGGAGTTCTGTGTGTACCAgctgacagtgacagaggaggcCATCCATAACTACCTACTGTCCCTCTACGCCAAGTACAAACCAGACTCTCTGCTGTGGTATCTGGAGCAGGCAGGAACCCACGCCTCAGAGATCCACTATGACTTGAAGTACGCCCTCAGACTATGTGCAGAACATGGCTACCTGCAGGCCTGTGTCCTGGTCTATAAGATTATGGAACTCTACGAGGAGGCAGTGGATCTTGCTTTGCAA GTGGACGTGGATTTGGCCAAGTCATGTGCCGATCTGCCTGAGGACGATGAGGAGCTGAGGAAAAAGCTGTGGCTGAAGATTGCCCGCCATGTGGTGCAGGAGGAAAAAGATGTGAAAAAAGCCATGAACTGTCTGTCCAGCTGCAACCTGCTCAAGATTGAAGACATCCTGCCATTCTTCCCTGATTTTGTCACCATTGACCATTTTAAG GAGGCCATCTGCAGCTCCCTGGAAGAGTACAACCAGCACATTGaggagctgaagcaggagatggaggaggccACGGAGAGCGCCAAGCGCATCCGAGAGGACATCCAGGAAATGAGGAACAAGTATGGCGTGGTGGAGTCCCAGGAGAAGTGTGCTGGTTGTGACTTCCCCTTGCTCAACAGGCCCTTCTATCTGTTCCTGTGTGGACACATGTTCCACTATGACTGTCTGCTTCAG
- the rhov gene encoding rho-related GTP-binding protein RhoV, translated as MPPHMDYFYHESRVPSACGLTQEDELDPGAISCMLVGDGAVGKTSMIVSYTSNGYPTEYKQTGFDVFSGQVQVEGAPVKVQLLDTAGQEEFDEFRALSYAHTDVFLLCFSMVNPTSFQNITKKWVPEIRAYNPSSPIVLVGTQSDLLLDVKVLINLDRSKVKPVLSSRARGMADKIRAADYIECSSLTQKNLKEAFDAAIFAAIKHKARKAKKRRFSDRRTKAFSRCSWKKFFCFI; from the exons ATGCCACCTCACATGGATTATTTTTACCACGAGTCCCGTGTCCCTTCCGCTTGCGGACTGACCCAGGAGGACGAGCTGGACCCCGGGGCCATCAGCTGCATGCTGGTCGGGGATGGAGCGGTCGGCAAGACCAGCATGATCGTCAGCTACACGTCCAATGGATACCCAACGGAATACAAGCAGACAGGCTTTGACGTCTTCTCCG GTCAGGTCCAAGTAGAAGGGGCTCCTGTCAAGGTTCAGCTACTGGACACTGCTGGACAG GAGGAGTTTGATGAATTCCGGGCCCTGTCCTACGCGCACACAGATGTTTTCCTCCTGTGCTTCAGCATGGTCAACCCCACttcatttcaaaacatcacCAAGAAGTGGGTTCCAGAGATCCGAGCCTATAACCCCTCCTCACCCATCGTCCTCGTAGGGACTCAGTCGGACCTCTTACTGGACGTTAAAGTCCTGATCAACCTGGACCGCTCCAAGGTCAAGCCGGTCCTCAGCTCGCGGGCGCGGGGCATGGCTGACAAGATCAGGGCTGCAGACTACATAGAGTGTTCCTCTCTCACCCAGAAGAACCTAAAGGAGGCGTTTGATGCGGCTATCTTTGCCGCCATCAAGCACAAAGCCCGCAAGGCTAAGAAGAGGAGGTTCTCTGACAGGCGAACCAAAGCTTTCTCCAGGTGCAGCTGGAAGAAGTTCTTCTGCTTCATCTGA
- the pigh gene encoding phosphatidylinositol N-acetylglucosaminyltransferase subunit H, which translates to MEDEVFTNISGKPISLDCQSHSSFCREFTVSSPKVSIGKVTVYTCSVWLVAYAVFFFTQNTAVLSSAILVTLVGMMLHIHFVKIDHESLLVIGSLGIQVSSSYASGRESTTFIEMSKIKDIVINEAIYMHQIIYYLCILLKDPSDENTVSSVVPLFQSSKPRLNCLVKVYKSCQEVLSKCK; encoded by the exons ATGGAAGATGAGGTTTTTACCAACATCAGCGGCAAACCGATATCTCTGGACTGTCAAAGCCACTCTAGTTTCTGCAGGGAGTTCACAGTCAGCTCCCCCAAAGTGTCCATCGGCAAGGTGACGGTATACACCTGCTCCGTGTGGCTGGTCGCCTACGCCGTGTTCTTCTTCACACAG AACACTGCTGTCCTGTCCAGTGCTATACTCGTCACCCTGGTTGGAATGATGCTTCACATCCACTTTGTGAAGATAGACCACGAGTCGCTGCTTGTCATCGGCTCGTTGGGCATTCAGGTGTCTTCCAGCTATGCCTCGGGCCGAGAGAGCACCACTTTCATTGAGATGAGCAAGATCAAGGACATCGTTATCAATGAAGCAATTTACATG catcAAATCATCTATTACCTTTGCATATTGCTGAAGGACCCCTCAGATGAAAACACTGTATCAAGTGTTGTCCCGCTGTTTCAG AGCTCAAAACCACGGCTCAACTGCTTGGTGAAAGTTTACAAGAGCTGCCAAGAGGTTCTCTCCAAATGCAAGTAA
- the zfyve1 gene encoding zinc finger FYVE domain-containing protein 1 produces MSSQGPSVDKGMNTVLVCQESYACGGSDEAAFECDECGSLQCVRCELELHRQERMRNHDRVRIAPGHVPFCDSCKGDSGCPVNGGRLRAVVRCQGCKINLCLDCQKRTHSGVNKRKHPLTPYPQAKVSQDSSVAAGEMEMEALKAKLEKVCSFLLVDEKEEMQVSDEEDFVSRLGCGPDELLKVISIFGNTGEGKSHTLNHTFFLGREVFKTSPTQESCTVGVWAAMDPAHRVVVIDTEGLLGAGANQGQRTRLLLKVLAISDLVIYRTHADRLHDDLFKFLGDASDAYLKHFSRELKATTARCGLDVPLSTLGPAVIIFHETVHTKLLGSDKPSESAERLLQERFRKLGLFPEAFSSIQYRGTRTYNPPTDFSGLLRSLEQQLDNNTTRSPRSASVIYKALQALSERFSGEIPDEHLTSNSFFPDEYFTCSSICLSCGSGCKRSMNHLKEGLDHEAKHRCRYSAQYDNRIYTCKACYEGGKEVIVVPKTTASSDSPWFGLAIYAWSGYVIECPNCAVIYRSRQYWYGNQDPVDTVVRTEIQHIWPGSDGFLKDNNNAAQRLLDGVNYISQSVTELSVKPAKAVTSWLTDQIAPAYWKPNSAILKCHKCEEEFQANDTKHHCRACGEGFCDACSSKTRPVPERGWGLAPVRVCDACFHNRGIPTELLDAALEEEEGGTLIARKVGEAVQNTLGAVVGAIDIPLGLVKDAARPAYWIPDQDIHSCCDCQREFCPRLSIHHCRACGQGVCNDCSGGRRAVPSRGWDHPVRICNSCNQKPGEL; encoded by the exons ATGAGCAGTCAAGGTCCATCTGTAGATAAAGGGATGAACACGGTGCTAGTGTGTCAGGAGAGCTATGCCTGTGGGGGCTCAGATGAGGCTGCGTTTGAATGTGATGAGTGTGGCAGCTTGCAGTGTGTCCGCTGTGAACTGGAGCTCCATCGCCAGGAGCGCATGAGGAACCACGACCGGGTCCGGATCGCCCCGGGTCATGTTCCTTTCTGCGACTCCTGTAAAGGCGACAGTGGCTGCCCTGTCAATGGCGGCCGGCTGAGAGCCGTGGTGCGCTGCCAGGGATGTAAGATCAACCTGTGTTTGGACTGCCAGAAGCGCACCCACAGCGGAGTGAATAAGAGAAAGCATCCTCTGACCCCTTACCCTCAAGCCAAAGTGTCCCAGGACAGCAGTGTGGCAGCtggggagatggagatggaggccCTGAAAGCCAAGCTGGAGAAGGTGTGCAGCTTCCTTTTGGTGGATGAGAAGGAGGAGATGCAG GTGAGTGATGAGGAGGACTTTGTGAGCAGGCTGGGCTGTGGGCCAGATGAGCTCCTCAAGGTGATCTCCATCTTTGGGAACACTGGCGAGGGCAAGTCCCACACCCTCAACCACACGTTTTTCCTCGGGCGAGAGGTGTTCAAAACCTCCCCCACCCAGGAGTCCTGCACAGTGGGCGTGTGGGCAGCTATGGACCCTGCACACCGAGTGGTGGTCATCGATACAGAGGGTCTGCTGGGGGCAG GGGCTAACCAGGGTCAGCGAACCCGGCTGCTCCTTAAGGTCCTGGCCATCTCTGATCTGGTCATCTATCGAACTCACGCCGACCGTCTCCATGACGACCTCTTCAAGTTCCTTGGTGACGCGTCAGATGCCTACTTGAAGCACTTCAGCAGGGAGCTGAAGGCGACCACGGCCCGTTGTGGCCTGGATGTCCCATTGTCCACTCTGGGCCCTGCAGTGATCATCTTCCATGAGACGGTCCACACCAAGCTGCTAGGATCAG ATAAACCATCTGAGTCAGCCGAGCGTCTGCTGCAGGAGCGTTTCAGGAAGTTGGGTCTGTTCCCAGAAGCGTTCAGCTCCATCCAGTACCGTGGAACTCGGACCTACAACCCTCCAACGGACTTCAGCGGTCTGCTGCGCAgcctggagcagcagctggataACAACACCACCCGCTCACCACGCTCTGCCAGTGTCATCTACAAGGCTCTGCAG GCCTTGAGTGAGCGCTTCAGTGGAGAGATTCCAGATGAGCACTTGACCAGTAACTCTTTCTTCCCAGATGAGTACTTTACCTGCTCCAGCATCTGCCTCAGCTGTGG GTCAGGCTGCAAGAGGAGCATGAATCACCTAAAAGAAGGGCTTGATCATGAAGCCAAACATCGCTGCCGCTACTCCGCACAATATGACAACCGCATTTACACCTGCAAG GCTTGCtatgagggagggaaggaggtaaTCGTGGTTCCCAAGACGACAGCCTCATCTGACTCTCCTTGGTTTGGTCTGGCCATCTACGCCTGGTCTGG GTATGTAATTGAGTGCCCCAACTGCGCAGTGATCTACAGAAGCAGGCAGTACTGGTATGGGAATCAGGACCCAGTGGACACGGTGGTCAGAACTGAGATCCAACACATCTGGCCCGGG TCTGATGGTTTTCTGAAAGACAACAACAATGCGGCCCAGAGGCTGCTGGATGGAGTCAACTACATTTCACAGTCAGTGACTGAGCTCAGCGTCAAGCCTGCTAAAGCAGTCACCTCCTGGCTAACTGACCAGATTGCCCCAGCCTACTGGAAACCCAACTCCGCTATCCTG aaaTGCCATAAATGTGAGGAGGAGTTCCAGGCCAATGACACGAAGCACCACTGCCGTGCCTGTGGAGAGGGCTTTTGTGATGCCTGCTCCTCCAAGACCCGTCCCGTCCCGGAGAGGGGCTGGGGTCTGGCCCCCGTCAGAGTCTGCGATGCATGTTTCCACAACCGGGGAATCCCTACTG AGCTGTTGGATGCTGccttggaggaggaggagggaggcaccCTGATAGCCAGGAAGGTTGGGGAGGCTGTCCAGAACACTCTAGGAGCTGTAGTCGGTGCCATCGACATCCCTCTTG GCTTGGTAAAGGATGCAGCCCGCCCAGCCTACTGGATCCCAGATCAGGACATCCACTCCTGCTGCGACTGCCAGAGGGAGTTCTGCCCCCGTCTCTCCATCCACCACTGTCGCGCCTGCGGTCAGGGCGTGTGCAACGATTGCTCCGGCGGGCGGCGCGCCGTGCCCTCTCGAGGCTGGGACCACCCGGTGAGGATCTGCAACAGCTGCAACCAGAAACCTGGGGAGCTCTAG
- the wdr21 gene encoding WD repeat domain 21 isoform X1: MKKWNWREGQRARRRHGHRHDWHRGDRHRAQDEPRYGHNEAGPSFRASQRSSDEDQSSSSSSSKASSAAPELPGFYFDPEKNRYFRLLPGHNNCNPLTKEQLQEREREKQRSKMLTEDDKARKKAPRAGLNTSLLLQKRQLGLLPENSYCRLVHEVKVSGMRRHRLEVQSTDNSNPNTDNFRLIVGDSACERVFTVNDVSHGGCKYGIMNFSGCSKGSLSVEMCDNLYFTNRKVNSICWASVSHPDSHVLLCLVGMADTPGCVSLLPASLFSNSNPDQPGMLCSFKISTAWSCAWCLNPQADKTFSTGLSRRVIVKDAETGRTQTYSVSSDVLAQQFALRVPVLFNGCRSGEIFSIDLRQRGRRDHSWKASRFHQESAITSVRILQDENYLLAADMLGQIKLWDVRVMKAVQQYKGHYNEHTYLPIHVNEPEGLLLAVGQDCYTRLWSLKDGHLLRTIPSPHPAAKDLIPSVVFSSQLGGRRGLPGLLMAVKHDLYYFPYNTDYQEGGEQQAGC; encoded by the exons ATGAAAAAGTGGAACTGGCGGGAGGGACAGAGAGCCCGCAGGCGACACGGCCACCGACACGACTGGCACCGAGGTGACAGACACAGAGCTCAGGACGAGCCGCG GTATGGACATAATGAAGCGGGGCCATCTTTCAGAGCCTCTCAGAGGAGCTCTGATGAAGACCAGTCATCGTCGTCGTCTTCTTCTAAGGCCAGCAGTGCTGCACCTG AGCTGCCGGGGTTCTACTTTGATCCAGAGAAAAACCGTTATTTCCGCTTGTTGCCGGGTCACAACAACTGCAACCCGCTGACcaaagagcagctgcaggagagagaaagggagaaacagagatCTAAGATGCTCACAGAGGATGACAAGGCCAGAAAA AAAGCACCAAGAGCAGGACTGAACacatctctgctgctgcagaaaaGGCAGCTCGGCCTGCTACCTGAGAACTCCTATTGCAG GTTGGTGCACGAGGTGAAGGTGAGCGGGATGAGACGCCACAGACTGGAAGTGCAAAGCACAGACAACAGCAACCCCAACACTGACAACTTCAGACTCATAGTG GGTGATTCAGCTTGTGAGCGAGTGTTCACGGTCAACGATGTCTCCCATGGAGGCTGCAAGTATGGTATCATGAACTTCAGTGGCTGCAGCAAGGGCTCTCTGTCTGTGGAAATGTGTGACAACCTCTATTTTACCAACCGCAAG GTGAATTCCATCTGCTGGGCCTCAGTCAGCCACCCAGACTCTCATGTGTT GCTGTGTCTGGTGGGAATGGCAGACACCCCTGGCTGTGTCAGCTTGCTGCCTGCTTCTCTCTTCAGCAACTCCAACCCAG ACCAGCCGGGGATGCTGTGTAGCTTTAAGATATCTACAGCCTGGTCTTGTGCATGGTGTCTCAATCCCCAGGCGGACAAGACCTTCAGTACAG GCCTGTCCCGTAGGGTGATAGTGAAAGATGCAGAGACGGGCCGAACGCAGACGTACAGCGTGAGCAGCGATGTGTTGGCACAGCAGTTTGCACTGAGG GTCCCTGTGCTGTTTAATGGTTGTCGATCAGGGGAAATCTTCAGCATTGACTTGCGGCAGCGCGGGCGCAGGGACCACAGCTGGAAGGCCAGCCGCTTCCATCAGGAATCAGCGATTACCTCTGTGCGCATTCTGCAGGACGAGAACtatctgctggctgctgacATGCTAGGCCAG ATCAAGTTGTGGGATGTTCGCGTAATGAAGGCAGTGCAGCAGTACAAAGGACACTATAATGAGCACACCTACCTTCCCATCCATGTCAATGAACCTGAGGGGCTCCTGTTGGCAG TGGGCCAGGATTGCTACACCAGACTGTGGAGCCTCAAGGACGGCCATCTGCTGAGGACCATCCCATCACCCCACCCGGCCGCAAAAGACCTGATCCCCAGCGTGGTCTTCTCGTCCCAGCTGGGTGGCCGTAGGGGGCTTCCCGGCCTGCTCATGGCGGTCAAACATGACTTGTACTACTTCCCCTACAACACTGACTACCAAgagggaggggagcagcaggCTGGGTGCTAG
- the wdr21 gene encoding WD repeat domain 21 isoform X2, with amino-acid sequence MRRHRLEVQSTDNSNPNTDNFRLIVGDSACERVFTVNDVSHGGCKYGIMNFSGCSKGSLSVEMCDNLYFTNRKVNSICWASVSHPDSHVLLCLVGMADTPGCVSLLPASLFSNSNPDQPGMLCSFKISTAWSCAWCLNPQADKTFSTGLSRRVIVKDAETGRTQTYSVSSDVLAQQFALRVPVLFNGCRSGEIFSIDLRQRGRRDHSWKASRFHQESAITSVRILQDENYLLAADMLGQIKLWDVRVMKAVQQYKGHYNEHTYLPIHVNEPEGLLLAVGQDCYTRLWSLKDGHLLRTIPSPHPAAKDLIPSVVFSSQLGGRRGLPGLLMAVKHDLYYFPYNTDYQEGGEQQAGC; translated from the exons ATGAGACGCCACAGACTGGAAGTGCAAAGCACAGACAACAGCAACCCCAACACTGACAACTTCAGACTCATAGTG GGTGATTCAGCTTGTGAGCGAGTGTTCACGGTCAACGATGTCTCCCATGGAGGCTGCAAGTATGGTATCATGAACTTCAGTGGCTGCAGCAAGGGCTCTCTGTCTGTGGAAATGTGTGACAACCTCTATTTTACCAACCGCAAG GTGAATTCCATCTGCTGGGCCTCAGTCAGCCACCCAGACTCTCATGTGTT GCTGTGTCTGGTGGGAATGGCAGACACCCCTGGCTGTGTCAGCTTGCTGCCTGCTTCTCTCTTCAGCAACTCCAACCCAG ACCAGCCGGGGATGCTGTGTAGCTTTAAGATATCTACAGCCTGGTCTTGTGCATGGTGTCTCAATCCCCAGGCGGACAAGACCTTCAGTACAG GCCTGTCCCGTAGGGTGATAGTGAAAGATGCAGAGACGGGCCGAACGCAGACGTACAGCGTGAGCAGCGATGTGTTGGCACAGCAGTTTGCACTGAGG GTCCCTGTGCTGTTTAATGGTTGTCGATCAGGGGAAATCTTCAGCATTGACTTGCGGCAGCGCGGGCGCAGGGACCACAGCTGGAAGGCCAGCCGCTTCCATCAGGAATCAGCGATTACCTCTGTGCGCATTCTGCAGGACGAGAACtatctgctggctgctgacATGCTAGGCCAG ATCAAGTTGTGGGATGTTCGCGTAATGAAGGCAGTGCAGCAGTACAAAGGACACTATAATGAGCACACCTACCTTCCCATCCATGTCAATGAACCTGAGGGGCTCCTGTTGGCAG TGGGCCAGGATTGCTACACCAGACTGTGGAGCCTCAAGGACGGCCATCTGCTGAGGACCATCCCATCACCCCACCCGGCCGCAAAAGACCTGATCCCCAGCGTGGTCTTCTCGTCCCAGCTGGGTGGCCGTAGGGGGCTTCCCGGCCTGCTCATGGCGGTCAAACATGACTTGTACTACTTCCCCTACAACACTGACTACCAAgagggaggggagcagcaggCTGGGTGCTAG